A window of Hordeum vulgare subsp. vulgare chromosome 5H, MorexV3_pseudomolecules_assembly, whole genome shotgun sequence genomic DNA:
TTTTTTGCTGAGAGCTCCTCAGATATTGAAATAAGTTGAAATTTAAAAAGGACCTCacacatcaaattatctaccacataaaaaataattaaaaaaatttaaactgttttagtatttattttcaatttttcgtcAACGGAAGCTGATGAGCCTGGGAGAAGGCTTGAATTATCGACAAATAGGGACGTGATGTTTTTGCaccaattaattttattttttcttttgctatGACTTCAAAAAATATTATTTTGTATTGAAATTTTGCAAGCTATTGAAACATTTGACAAAGTTTTCTGTAAAAAATTTCATATATCTTTATACATTTTTCGACTTTACTGTTCATCCGGATTCATTTGAGCTCGGATGTAGAAGAGTACTTCCGCACAAATAGAAAACATAAAAAAGCATAACGGGCCGGATAGGTTACTGGAGCCAGGCCAAAGGCACTGGGATATACCTTTGGcaaagttttcttcttcttcctcccctgggCAGTTCGGTTCCTGGCTGGATCGAAACCCTAGGTTTTGAACGAGCACACGAGCCACCAGCTCACCACCACCACTGTCACCCACCATGAAACGGCCGCCACCACGCGAtgacgcggcggcggcgggcagcAGCGGAGGAGGAGGGTTCAAGAAAGGGAAGGGGATGTGGGGCGGTAAGAAGCGGAACGAGCAGCGGCTGGGAGGCAGCGGCGGGGCGCTCTCTCTCGCGGCCTTCGCCAACGCCAAGTCCAGGAACACCGGCTACAACCCGGCACTCATCAGTGAGTAACTCCTGCCTTTGTGCCCTGACGCGGGTGCAGGAACCGCACGCGACCTCACCTGTCTCTCTGTTGCGTGTAATATTTTGCTATAATTTTGCGCCAAGTTGTTTCCTCTGCTGGATTGCTGGATAAGATTTTTTGTCTTGCTTGCCCCCAAATGCTTGAGGGCTTTGATTAATTTTGAATGCTGACTAGTAATTTCGTAGTTACCCTGTTGGAATTAGGAGTAAATTTGTTGTTTTAGGACTCCGAGCATAGGACCAGAATCTTCTCATTTTGTCCCCTTGGTTTGCTATATGTGCTCACTTAGCCCAGTTTGACCATGAATTTTGATGAAAGCTCATCGTAATTTGAGGGCGCTGGGGGAGATGTTCATTCGGGGTTCAACTGCATGATTCAGAAACATTGATGAAATTGGAGAAAGAAGAAGTCGTTCAGACTTGAAGATGTATTAACCTTACTAGAACAGTATCCTCAGCTAAGTTTTTGTTCTGGTGAACAATATTCTCATGGAAAGTTTACTACCACAATCATTCATATTCAAGTTGGCAAGTACTCAAAATGAGTTTCCGTTACTTGATAGCGGAAATCATATAGTGTGCTTAAACATGTTTGAATTCACGCTGGTGGTTGCTGCTTAATACAAGAGCTGTTTCTGTTACTGGACATGTAATTTTTTACCTGTTTATGAAAGATTTTTGTTTTGTCCATTTCACATCATATTCCTTTATGATATGTTCTGCTTTGTTATCTGCTTTATATTGCAGTCATGTTCCAAGTTATTAGAAGAACTGATTTGGTATTAATCATTACGCTCATTTACAGAGAAGCAGAAGGAGTTCTACAGGAATGCTAAATTGATTAGCAAGTACAAGAAGTCGAAGAAGCACCAAAATCAGTCAAACTGTCCTCCACAATTTCCAACCCTTGAGGTAATTCTCCTCGGTACCAACCACCGAGGCTGTTTTATATTTGAAGCGATAATTTGACCAAAGTGGATAGGGAAGTTGTGATGGGCTTACACATTCCTTTATTTTTGATAATGAAAACGTGAATAACTTTTAGAGGACAAGGCCACTTATCTTGTTTGTCCTACAAGTGTACAGGTAGTTTTTGTGTCTTGATGCAATTCACATTTACAGGAAGGAGGTGCTGATGCAACGGATGTGCCAAAACCACATGATAAGAGGAAGAAGCGCACTTCACAAAGCTTGAATGTGGAGTACGAGAAGAAACGTGTAGAGGACGAGAAGGCAAAGAAGGAGCGGGATGCGATGATACAGGCAAAGAAGGAGGAGCGAGAGAAATCTGAAGCGAAGCGAAAGGAGCTTAGGGAGAAGATGTTCAAGAGGACGAGATCCGGGCAGCCTGTGATGAAATACAGGATCGAGCATCTCTTGGAGACTGCACTAGAAAGCTCAAACAAGTGAGTGATGTTATGTTCCAAGACTAATGCCACACTAATTAAGACAAATCGGTCCAGTGCAGTGATAAGTTTGTATTGTATTAGTTGCCTTCTGTTGCTTCAGTCTATACATCTTGGCAATGCATATTTGGATCTGATCGTCTCCATCTGATTTCCCTCTGGTCATAGGATGCAACCGGGAGTTGCGAATTCCGAAAGTTTGAAATTCATTGGATTCTCGAGTCAAGATACTGGGGCTTGGTCCCACATTATGTTTCTGTTAGTGCTTCTGGATTGGAGAGTGTAGTGTAGCCATGTCTAGCGGGAGCTTGAGGGCCAAATAGCACTCTGTGGGTAGTCTAATCTTAAAGACGTGGTTAAAATCTTTATTGATAGCTCGAGTTCTAGCCTTGCATGGGTCAGCCAAGATCTAGACTAACAAACTCACTCGTTCCGGTGTGTACCTCCTCCAGCATCCAGGTGTCCGGGCATCTTCCTTGATCTTGACCTCTGGTTTCGACACCGGCGACTCGTGGTTCCCCGGGGATTCAGAgaccttagagcatctacagctagACCCTTCATATCCGTCTTAAACCATCGTGCAGGCTGTCCAGTCACTGACTGATTACACAAAATTGTTTCAGCCGGCCTCTTAAACAGTCCTGAAACACCCGGACTAAAACAGTCCCGAAACACCTGGACTGACCGGCATCCCTCGTATCCAACGCAAATATAGAGTGGATATAAGGAAATTCGGGCACGTCGGCCTGACGGCAGGGCCTCATGCGGACTTGCCTGAAAACCTGAAGTTTCGACCGGCATCTTGACCGTCGCCGCGGTGTGAACGCCGCAAGGCGTCGCTCCGGCTCCCCGTCCGAGGTCATAGCCATCTATTTAAGCCGACCGTCACCCCCTAGCCCTAGTACATCCAGCTCCTTCCTTCCTTCGCTGTCACTTGAGCCCATCCGCCTCCTTTACCCGTTCTTCGGCTTCGGTATGGTCCGCCGTAGGATCACCACCTATGCTCAGCTCACGCTCGAGCGCCGAATGTAGATCGAGGCGAAGATCCAGTCTCGGTGAGCCGCCCGCATCACTGCGTGTCTTCCTCCGGACTTGTTGAAAATGAAGGAGGAGGTGTCGGAGGCCATGGATGAGGACGAGccagaggaggacgacgacccGGAGATCCATGCTACGGGCTTGAACATGACGGAGGCGGAGTTCGTTGTCGCCCAAGCTGACGAGATGATGGAGCAGCATGCCATCCTGTATTCCATCCGGGATAAGGCTGAGGTGGAGGCCAACCGCCGGCTCATCCGACAGAGGCAGGCGGAGGCGGACATAGCGGCGGAGGAAGCCGCGACGGAGCAGCCGGAGGTGTCGGAGGGGGCCGCAGCAGAGATGTCGGAGGAGGCGGGGCTGCAGCTCTCGCACATCTATTTGCCGGAGGGCACGAAGATCATCGAAATCCTCGATGAAGAGTAGTACGTAATACGTAGGTTTATATGTTTGCATGCTTTCGTATGGATTTAAGAAATTTAATATAAAATGTCTGAATACAGTTTTTTTTTTAGGGGTGCCCGGTCAGTCAATGCGTCCACGAACTTTTGAGGGTCAGTTTTTTGTAAGTTCCATGTGTAGAGGCTCTTACCCTGTTACGGTTCAACTATGTGGTGCACATTGACTAGGCAGTTGATCTCGTGCCTCTAGATGATTCGAAGTCGCCATTCAGGGCAGATAGTCCTAACAGAAATAATAGTAAAATACTATCACATTATAGGTTAGGGCTATGAAAAACTATATgttttttattattcttttcagaAAACTGTCATAAAAGTGAGGAACTGTTTCAAAAACtttagggggtgtttgtttcaaGGAACTTTTTGGTATAGAGactaaaaaagtcccttttagtcccatgtgaaacaaatAGGAggaacttttagggactaaaatgtGGTATTTGAGACTAAAAAAAGAAGTCCTATGAAAAGGTCTTTTTAACCTTTTTGGCACCTTTTTCAATAATgctcctacttttagcatgtcatttaataacttgtactacattactaggggtaacatgatcTTTTTATATGTCATTTAATAATTTCTAGTCTCTGTTTAACCCATGAAAACAAATGAATAGGGACTAGAACTTTTTGGTTAGAACTAAAAAAATCCTCAGACTTTTaaaacaaacagggccttaatGGTTGAGCAGTTAAGTTTTAAGCTAGACTATGATAGTTCGGGCCCATTTGTCAGGTTAATCGTTAGGTTTAAACATTTCGGTTGACCGTTGACATGTTATGACAGTGGGtgccaaatatttttttaaagcaaTCAAAATCTCTGTTATATTTTTAAAAAGCAATCAGGTCCTTGTAAAAAATTACAAAAAGCAATCGGGTCCTTGCCGACGAGTTCGTCACCGGAGCCGATGTGTTGGTCTGTCGACATTACTCTGGCCGACGACAAGCAACAGCTGCTCGCATCTGGCGCTGCCCGGGCTGCTGGCCGCTTGAGCCAGCCCGTGGGTTGCTCACCCATCCGAGCTGCTGGCCACCAGGGCTCTCCTTGATGGTGCTATCCCGCCCGGGCTGCTAGGCGCCGGAGCCACCCGTGGTGGTGTTCGCCGGGGCTCCCCGTGGTGCTGCTCGCATGGGACTCGCTTTGGTGCAGGCTGAGTAAGCAGGCAGCGGCGCAAGCCTCCCCATGGCGCGGCGCTGAGCAGACGGGTGTTGCTGCGGCGACAAGTAGCAGCGGTGGCATGGTGCGTCTGCGACAAGTAGCCATGGTCGAGCATCCATGATGCGGCGGCCATCAGACTAGGCAGACGGGAGGCGAGGAAGCTGGGCAAGGAGTCACGGTGAAAGTAGATatgctttttggtgatttttataGTTCATGACAAAATATATTGGTTTTGACTAACATttttatctagtatatttcaggtatagttcaGAAAGAGCATTAGCCAAAGGATTGTGAGAAGAAattccttgatgcaaggaaagaaaTAGGATTgagtcaagcttcaagcaagaagactctacattttacatttgcaaGAAATTACTTTGAGTTCATACAAAAGTCAATACTATTTAAAGGAGGTGagatattatgatgaattggttgctcatgtgcttagagatagccaccagaaATACTCAGTCATTCTCCAAAAAGAAGATGATGGGCAAACAACTATTTCTGCCAACTGTGCCTGAGAAACCTTGAGTCATCAGTGCACTTGTTCTGGCAATGCTCGATAGCAATAGCAGTGTGGTCGCAGGCGGCAGTGTATGTCGGTTGCAGTTCTCTCCACTCAAGCAATTGGTCGTGCAGCAGCAAGTCAGCAGCTATCATATCCAAAATGATAAGCAATGCACCGGCAGAGCATAGCAAGGCGATAAAAAAATGGTCATCCTAATTCTTGCTGCGATCTGGAAGGAGAGAAACGAATTTACTTTCAGAAACAAGAAGGGCAAGTCCAAGACATCAAGGAGGAAATCAACAGAACCCTTAGACTGTGGCGCGACGCAGGCGCAGTACATTTAGAGCACCCTTTTGGGAAACCACCATGAGAGTCTACTAGCTACCTCATCCCTCTTTTttgttgttcttcctcttacatCCTTGATCCATTGATCACCCCCACCCTTTGATATATTTCTTCTCCATGTGCTTCCTGCTATTTTAATACAAGCCGGCCATCGccggatctttcaaaaaaaaaattctccaaaaagataTCGTTGTCCAAAGACAAACCACGAAGATCAGTCACCAACTATTTTCACTCAGCCCtatcgattttacacttgacagatcatataccaaaccctaccatctgggTACCACCCACTTTCACATTGATGCCACCGAGAttctgtgaccaactttctgttaagaagatttcaagaatcgaaaTTTCTGAGTTTAAAAGCGGTCTCACCAAGATATGCAAACGggtctaggtcattgtatcggtaccatcgagatttatatattggtctcactgagaattcaaaagttgtcacatttagtgcaactcggtactacCGAGATTtttttcggtgtcatcgagttaggcaataatgttgtaacgactggattttgggggatgcatatatatacccctccatctCCTCTCATTCGTAGGGAAAGTActaagaacacacttacacttgtcaGAACcatattttttgagagagagtcacctactcatatgttgagatcaagagattccaatacaacgatttgaaacttgatctctagcctcttcAAGTTGCTTCTacgttcgtgaagatctatcgtgagtgaggctagtcctgtgtggacggaaaccATGATGAAATGACAagtccgcttcttcatggaccccttgtgggtggagccctacgtggactctcgcagccgttaccctttacgggttgaagtctccactaacatggacgtacgatagcaccatctatcggaaccatgccaaaaatcaccgtgtcaacttctttgcgtttgatctttttAAACTCTACTCCCtactacatgtgcaatgtctttactttccgctgccatatttgttgactagcatgtgtatggTGCACTAGATTGTAAGAATCGTTAAAATCTGTCAACCTTTAAAATTGAAAAAAGACTAAGATTTTAATTTATACAAGTAATTTATTCACTCCCGTCTAgagacctcttctatcgatcttaCACATGACAAGCTGAATGCGGAGATATCGGCGACGGTTACTCGCGGTGGCAAGAAGCAGTAGCATTGCGCGCTGCCACAGCGGTCGTGCTGAAGGTTAGGCCGGGGCGAGGTCCTCCTGCTGGCGTGAGGCGAGGTCCACACACCGGCCTTGGTCTGTCCTATTGGGAGGATATATAAggtaaagagagggagagaagatagaaaagggaaaaataaAGAATTGACATACGAGACCTAAACGCAAGTTAACGGTCAAACAAACAACTAACTAATGGTTTATTTAGGAGCGTGTTCGACCTGTCATAAATTAGATCAATTGCAATTCACATAATCATTAGAGTTTTGGACCGTCAACCAATTTTATGATGGCCTTttctttacctattaataaagcacctattgcttctgtggtacgtcatgAAAATTgcccctaaagtttgcataaattacccatcatgccaccggtaagtaatagaaaatgtTTCACACTGCGAAAAAtctcggactgggccggcccatgtaaaaactcttatattacgctctgcaccgtgagagaatatccagcacaccgtatgggctGGCCCATGCGAAGGCGCCAGtttttttagttccgtttatttatttatcttcagttccattttatttttctattttaaataatttagaacttcaaataacctttaaacttttaataagcttaaaattttaaatcaacgtattttaaaaaataaaatgtttgtgacttgaaAAATTGCTCGGAATTTTTGtcaaaaatgctcgcatatataataaaatgtttgcaagtttgaaaaaatgtttgtaaaataagaaaagtccatgatttcaaatcaaactccatgtattaaaaattattaaaagcatttaacaaaatgatttCTAATTCAAaacatgttaatgcatttaaaaaatgtcctaaaattttgaaAATAGCTAATGTCTGTTTTGatagtttattttttatttaattttttccattccatttttgtttacttctaatttaaataatttagaaattacaaaagcatttgcatattaaaaaataggaattttgaattaaaatgttgacgaaaacgtaaaatgtttgtggattcaaaaaatgcgccggattttttttttgcaaattccaaaacaatgtccgtgaatttgataaatatattaATGACTTATAAGAATGtttttttattcagaaaaacttaaTGCGTTTCAAAAATGTTTATGAATTTAAAGtaaatcctccaacatcaaaaattatgttcatCTTTTCTacaattggtcgccaattcaaaagaacaatatttaaacccgtttgaaatataaaaaatattcacgatttttagtaaatgtttgtaaattgtaaaaaattgtTCTGGATTTTAAAATTGTCCTCATATTtgtaaaaaaaatacaaaagcaTTTGCATATTAAGAAATAGGAACTTTGAATTAAAATGttgacgaaaacataaaatgtttgtggattcaaaaaaggcgctagatttttataattttttttgcaaattccaaaacaatgtccgtgaatttaataaatatattattgacttataaaaatgtttgtttattcagaaaaacttcatgcgtttcaaaaatatttgtgaatttaaagtaaaatcctgcaacatcaaaaattatgtttatcttttctagaattggtcgtcaattcaaaagaaaatatttaaacccgtttgaaatataaaaaatattcacaatttttagtaaatgtttgtaaattgtaaaagatgttattgattttaaaattgttctcatatttgtaaatTGTTAATGAaacatctaatgtatgtagttaaatatTAATGCTTCGAAGTCTTTGTGAAAATATACCCGTGtgatttttgaagaattaactgttggatggatcggattattattgtatgttttctaaaaaataatcttgaaattaagaataatcctttgagttaccaagattttttttttgataatgtaaagattgctttaacttgtgaataaatttaaaagaagaaacattttattcatttgtgcataaaattttaaaattaagcgatgatgtgtgaacataatgtggtcatcatcattgaagattatgtttttttttctcccgttgcaacgcacgggtcattTTGCTAGTAAAAAATTAAGAAAACAGATAATTTTTTGTAACCCTAAAATGTAATTAGTTTTATACTATTTTCTCTACTGACGCTGGACACAGCGGGACCCCCTCTGCTGCGTTGGCCAGAAGCATTGGCCCTGTCACAGGCACTTCCATATCTGAGCTTGTCGTGAAGGACGGTGTGTCGCCGTGGCACTATCAGGGTGGACGGCGCCTCCTTCTCCATCGCCTCCTGGCACGAGCACGACCACGCGTCGTTCGACGCCCTGTTGCTGCACGTCCACGTCGTCATCGAGGGGTTGCCGATGCAGTTCTGGTCCGTCGACGGGGCGGAGGAGATCCTCGGGAAGAGAGTTAGGGTGGACCACCTCGACAGTAGGACGCTCGAGCGCGGCCACACCAAAACCTTTGCCTGCTAGGTTTGGACGAACGACGTCGCCAACATCCCCACCAGGCACACGCTCGGGGTGCTGCCCAGGGGGGCTGGCCGCgtcgaagagatggagggcttctccCCGCCCGACAGGAGGGTTGCTCCGCCACCAGCCACAACCGAATATGAGATGCTCATCCACGTGGACAGAGTTAAGGACTGGGCACCTCCCTCTCCCCGCTCTTCCCACTCCGGCCAAAGCGGGATCCCGTCCTCGGGCTCGGACGACGATTCCAGGCCATTCCCGGCAGCATCCTCTGCTCCCTGGTCGATGGGAGTGGAGGACGGCCAGAGGGCCGACAGACACCCTCGTCAGAGGAGAGCGCCTGTCGCCAGTATGGGCTGCCGCGGCCTGCCGCGGGGAGGCCAGGGGAGAGACCAAGACGGCGAGGACAACGGCGGCAACGGGGCCGGTGGCCGCCATTCGTGGAAGGACGTGCTGCTTCGCCGTGGTCGCTCCGCGGCTCAGCCCGCGCCTGCCGCGACCACTCGCCAGCGCAGCAGGTCCCCCCAATGCGACGTCGGCATAGGGAGACCTCGGGTCGCCGTCGCGGCGACAGGAGGGGCTCGGGGTCGTCGCGCCAGCCGACGCAGAGGGGCTGTTCCAAGCCTCTCCCGCCACCCCCAGCCTGAGAGGCCCCCGTGGCCGAAGTGCACTCG
This region includes:
- the LOC123396863 gene encoding rRNA-processing protein FYV7 → MKRPPPRDDAAAAGSSGGGGFKKGKGMWGGKKRNEQRLGGSGGALSLAAFANAKSRNTGYNPALIKKQKEFYRNAKLISKYKKSKKHQNQSNCPPQFPTLEEGGADATDVPKPHDKRKKRTSQSLNVEYEKKRVEDEKAKKERDAMIQAKKEEREKSEAKRKELREKMFKRTRSGQPVMKYRIEHLLETALESSNK